One genomic segment of Polypterus senegalus isolate Bchr_013 unplaced genomic scaffold, ASM1683550v1 scaffold_5641, whole genome shotgun sequence includes these proteins:
- the LOC120519788 gene encoding BTB/POZ domain-containing protein KCTD12-like, whose amino-acid sequence MALADTTRGLSNGSTFSEIIELNVGGQVYVTRHATLVSVPDSLLWTMFSQKKPKELARDSKGRYFLDRDGFLFRYILDYLRDLNLVLPDYFPEKSRLQREAEFFQLRDLSQRLSPKVSKENSISEEICQSDPEELTSVPGAGGSTNSLEPSRFAAPVGGANARSPSLESRKSGYITVGYRGSYTIGRDAQADAKFRRVARITVCGKTSLAKEVFGDTLNESRDPDRPPERYTSRYYLKYNFLEQAFDRLSESGFHMVACNSTGTCAYASNDPNEDKIWTSYTEYVFSRD is encoded by the coding sequence ATGGCTTTGGCAGACACCACACGTGGATTATCGAACGGCTCCACTTTCTCCGAGATCATCGAGCTGAATGTCGGCGGGCAGGTGTACGTGACCCGACATGCTACGCTGGTCTCCGTGCCGGACTCTCTGCTCTGGACCATGTTCAGCCAGAAAAAGCCAAAGGAGCTGGCCAGGGATAGCAAAGGACGCTACTTTCTGGACCGGGACGGCTTCCTGTTCCGCTACATTTTGGACTACCTGCGCGATCTCAACCTGGTGCTGCCCGACTACTTCCCGGAGAAGTCACGGCTCCAGCGAGAAGCGGAGTTTTTCCAGCTGCGCGATCTCTCGCAGCGACTGAGCCCCAAAGTGAGCAAAGAGAACTCCATCAGCGAAGAGATCTGCCAGAGCGATCCCGAAGAGCTGACCTCCGTGCCCGGAGCAGGGGGCTCCACGAACAGCCTGGAGCCATCCCGATTCGCAGCCCCCGTCGGAGGCGCCAACGCCCGCTCGCCCTCACTGGAGTCGCGCAAGTCGGGCTACATTACCGTGGGCTATAGGGGCTCGTACACGATCGGCAGGGACGCACAAGCGGATGCCAAGTTCCGGAGGGTCGCCCGGATCACCGTGTGTGGCAAGACCTCCTTGGCCAAAGAGGTTTTTGGAGACACTCTGAATGAGAGCAGGGACCCCGACCGGCCCCCAGAGAGATACACCTCCCGGTACTACCTCAAGTATAATTTCTTGGAGCAGGCGTTCGATAGGCTCTCCGAGTCGGGTTTCCACATGGTGGCATGCAACTCCACGGGGACTTGCGCGTATGCCAGCAATGATCCCAATGAGGACAAGATCTGGACCAGCTACACAGAATATGTGTTCAGTAGGGACTGA